The following are from one region of the Odontesthes bonariensis isolate fOdoBon6 chromosome 16, fOdoBon6.hap1, whole genome shotgun sequence genome:
- the banf1 gene encoding barrier-to-autointegration factor — protein sequence MSSTSQKHKDFVSEPMGEKPVMALAGIGEVLGKRLEDKGFDKAYVVLGQFLVLKKDEELFRDWLKETCSANSKQQGDCYGCLKEWCDAYL from the exons ATGTCGTCAACATCCCAAAAACACAAGGATTTTGTGTCGGAGCCCATGGGCGAGAAGCCTGTTATGGCTCTTGCAGGCATCGGAGAGGTCCTTGGCAAAAGACTGGAGGACAAGGGTTTTGATAAG GCATATGTCGTCCTGGGGCAGTTTCTGGTGCTCAAAAAGGACGAGGAACTTTTCCGGGACTGGCTGAAAGAAACCTGCTCGGCAAATTCCAAACAGCAAGGTGACTGCTACGGATGTCTGAAAGAATGGTGTGACGCCTACCTATAA